One genomic region from Geotrypetes seraphini chromosome 13, aGeoSer1.1, whole genome shotgun sequence encodes:
- the ETV7 gene encoding transcription factor ETV7 isoform X1, translating to MAQPGTAASPPAAPGGQDGLALGRSSLWLGCVDPQLLAEDMEICCVPGRLRLQPSLWTKDDVIDWLRWAEKEYSLRRTDESKFEMNGKGLCILTKEDFRHRSPSSGDVLYELLQCIKMQRRERSHTPLLSLPVIQVKHMQKISSPTGNGKEVPLNPLYRRSHFSCSAKVCTSSSTRDSVSRLSEEPSKKDKIRDDPSPVQSKAGHSNTDVSTGLARAVDSAPSSHPVAVQSAHNPDPVETSRSPQETCHRVEPLNLSHQSEVTGHREVARSLSISPQAQVDGKIADCKLLWNYVYQLLSDSRYESYIKWEEKEARTFRVVDPNGLAKLWGNHKNRPHMTYEKMSRALRHYYKLNIIKKEPGQKLLFRFVKIPDEVTHAKSTKLGLLEDQEQDVPDYNEDMLQVSP from the exons GACGGACTGGCTCTTGGTCGCTCTTCCTTGTGGCTGGGTTGTGTGGATCCTCAACTTCTGGCGGAGGATATGGAGATCTGTTGTGTGCCGGGGAGACTCA GACTCCAGCCTTCTTTATGGACTAAGGACGATGTGATCGACTGGCTAAGGTGGGCCGAGAAGGAATATTCGCTCCGGAGGACAGACGAAAGCAAGTTTGAAATGAACGGAAAGGGGCTATGCATTCTGACAAAAGAGGACTTCCGACACCGGTCTCCTAGTTCAG GTGATGTTTTGTATGAGTTACTACAGTGCATTAAGATGCAGAGAAGAGAACGAAGCCACACGCCTTTGCTTAGCTTACCTGTCATACAGGTAAAGCACATGCAGAAGATCAGCAGCCCAACAG GAAATGGGAAGGAGGTACCACTGAATCCATTGTACAGAAGAAGCCACTTCAGTTGTTCAGCTAAAGTCTGCACCAGTAGCTCGACAAGGGATTCAGTAAGCAGGCTTTCTGAAGAGCCATCAAAAAAGGACAAAATCAGAGATGACCCCAGTCCTGTGCAATCCAAAGCTGGTCACAGCAACACAG ATGTGAGCACTGGATTAGCCAGAGCGGTGGACAGCGCCCCCTCCTCACACCCAGTGGCTGTGCAGTCAGCCCACAATCCGGATCCAGTGGAAACGTCCAGATCTCCGCAAGAGACCTGCCACAGAGTGGAACCGCTTAACCTGTCACACCAGTCGGAGGTCACCGGCCACAGAGAGGTCGCGCGCTCCCTGTCCATCTCGCCACAAGCCCAAGTTGATGGCAAAATAGCAG ACTGCAAGCTCCTGTGGAATTATGTGTACCAGCTCCTGTCTGACAGCCGATATGAATCTTACATCAAGTGGGAAGAGAAGGAGGCCAGAACTTTTCGAGTTGTTGATCCTAATGGACTCGCCAAACTCTGGGGTAATCATAAG AACCGCCCCCATATGACCTACGAAAAGATGTCGAGGGCACTGAGGCATTATTACAAACTAAACATTATTAAGAAGGAACCAGGGCAGAAGCTGTTATTTCG gTTCGTGAAAATCCCAGATGAGGTCACGCATGCGAAATCAACCAAGCTGGGGCTTTTGGAAGACCAGGAACAAGATGTCCCGGATTATAATGAAGACATGTTACAGGTGTCCCCATAA
- the ETV7 gene encoding transcription factor ETV7 isoform X3, translated as MAQPGTAASPPAAPGGQDGLALGRSSLWLGCVDPQLLAEDMEICCVPGRLSDVLYELLQCIKMQRRERSHTPLLSLPVIQVKHMQKISSPTGNGKEVPLNPLYRRSHFSCSAKVCTSSSTRDSVSRLSEEPSKKDKIRDDPSPVQSKAGHSNTDVSTGLARAVDSAPSSHPVAVQSAHNPDPVETSRSPQETCHRVEPLNLSHQSEVTGHREVARSLSISPQAQVDGKIADCKLLWNYVYQLLSDSRYESYIKWEEKEARTFRVVDPNGLAKLWGNHKNRPHMTYEKMSRALRHYYKLNIIKKEPGQKLLFRFVKIPDEVTHAKSTKLGLLEDQEQDVPDYNEDMLQVSP; from the exons GACGGACTGGCTCTTGGTCGCTCTTCCTTGTGGCTGGGTTGTGTGGATCCTCAACTTCTGGCGGAGGATATGGAGATCTGTTGTGTGCCGGGGAGACTCA GTGATGTTTTGTATGAGTTACTACAGTGCATTAAGATGCAGAGAAGAGAACGAAGCCACACGCCTTTGCTTAGCTTACCTGTCATACAGGTAAAGCACATGCAGAAGATCAGCAGCCCAACAG GAAATGGGAAGGAGGTACCACTGAATCCATTGTACAGAAGAAGCCACTTCAGTTGTTCAGCTAAAGTCTGCACCAGTAGCTCGACAAGGGATTCAGTAAGCAGGCTTTCTGAAGAGCCATCAAAAAAGGACAAAATCAGAGATGACCCCAGTCCTGTGCAATCCAAAGCTGGTCACAGCAACACAG ATGTGAGCACTGGATTAGCCAGAGCGGTGGACAGCGCCCCCTCCTCACACCCAGTGGCTGTGCAGTCAGCCCACAATCCGGATCCAGTGGAAACGTCCAGATCTCCGCAAGAGACCTGCCACAGAGTGGAACCGCTTAACCTGTCACACCAGTCGGAGGTCACCGGCCACAGAGAGGTCGCGCGCTCCCTGTCCATCTCGCCACAAGCCCAAGTTGATGGCAAAATAGCAG ACTGCAAGCTCCTGTGGAATTATGTGTACCAGCTCCTGTCTGACAGCCGATATGAATCTTACATCAAGTGGGAAGAGAAGGAGGCCAGAACTTTTCGAGTTGTTGATCCTAATGGACTCGCCAAACTCTGGGGTAATCATAAG AACCGCCCCCATATGACCTACGAAAAGATGTCGAGGGCACTGAGGCATTATTACAAACTAAACATTATTAAGAAGGAACCAGGGCAGAAGCTGTTATTTCG gTTCGTGAAAATCCCAGATGAGGTCACGCATGCGAAATCAACCAAGCTGGGGCTTTTGGAAGACCAGGAACAAGATGTCCCGGATTATAATGAAGACATGTTACAGGTGTCCCCATAA
- the ETV7 gene encoding transcription factor ETV7 isoform X2 — protein MAQPGTAASPPAAPGGQDGLALGRSSLWLGCVDPQLLAEDMEICCVPGRLRLQPSLWTKDDVIDWLRWAEKEYSLRRTDESKFEMNGKGLCILTKEDFRHRSPSSGDVLYELLQCIKMQRRERSHTPLLSLPVIQVKHMQKISSPTGNGKEVPLNPLYRRSHFSCSAKVCTSSSTRDSVSRLSEEPSKKDKIRDDPSPVQSKAGHSNTDVSTGLARAVDSAPSSHPVAVQSAHNPDPVETSRSPQETCHRVEPLNLSHQSEVTGHREVARSLSISPQAQVDGKIADCKLLWNYVYQLLSDSRYESYIKWEEKEARTFRVVDPNGLAKLWEPPPYDLRKDVEGTEALLQTKHY, from the exons GACGGACTGGCTCTTGGTCGCTCTTCCTTGTGGCTGGGTTGTGTGGATCCTCAACTTCTGGCGGAGGATATGGAGATCTGTTGTGTGCCGGGGAGACTCA GACTCCAGCCTTCTTTATGGACTAAGGACGATGTGATCGACTGGCTAAGGTGGGCCGAGAAGGAATATTCGCTCCGGAGGACAGACGAAAGCAAGTTTGAAATGAACGGAAAGGGGCTATGCATTCTGACAAAAGAGGACTTCCGACACCGGTCTCCTAGTTCAG GTGATGTTTTGTATGAGTTACTACAGTGCATTAAGATGCAGAGAAGAGAACGAAGCCACACGCCTTTGCTTAGCTTACCTGTCATACAGGTAAAGCACATGCAGAAGATCAGCAGCCCAACAG GAAATGGGAAGGAGGTACCACTGAATCCATTGTACAGAAGAAGCCACTTCAGTTGTTCAGCTAAAGTCTGCACCAGTAGCTCGACAAGGGATTCAGTAAGCAGGCTTTCTGAAGAGCCATCAAAAAAGGACAAAATCAGAGATGACCCCAGTCCTGTGCAATCCAAAGCTGGTCACAGCAACACAG ATGTGAGCACTGGATTAGCCAGAGCGGTGGACAGCGCCCCCTCCTCACACCCAGTGGCTGTGCAGTCAGCCCACAATCCGGATCCAGTGGAAACGTCCAGATCTCCGCAAGAGACCTGCCACAGAGTGGAACCGCTTAACCTGTCACACCAGTCGGAGGTCACCGGCCACAGAGAGGTCGCGCGCTCCCTGTCCATCTCGCCACAAGCCCAAGTTGATGGCAAAATAGCAG ACTGCAAGCTCCTGTGGAATTATGTGTACCAGCTCCTGTCTGACAGCCGATATGAATCTTACATCAAGTGGGAAGAGAAGGAGGCCAGAACTTTTCGAGTTGTTGATCCTAATGGACTCGCCAAACTCTGGG AACCGCCCCCATATGACCTACGAAAAGATGTCGAGGGCACTGAGGCATTATTACAAACTAAACATTATTAA